A stretch of Megalobrama amblycephala isolate DHTTF-2021 linkage group LG14, ASM1881202v1, whole genome shotgun sequence DNA encodes these proteins:
- the LOC125245122 gene encoding uncharacterized protein LOC125245122 isoform X1 gives MDPCRVQKHYAMFFTAINIQQFMPVQQPTTTASTIGTQRQSQIVSVTKEATMKAEILWSLKVTQSHYSFHSSEQTRQLFSAMFPDSEIAKNFSCGQTKCAYICTYGLAPHFKSLLTNKLKSGDENYVLLFDESLNRMTQSKQCDFHVRFWNGDQVQTQFFDIEFMGHARADDLKLAFEKGTEALPKKNMLQISMDGPNVNWSFYKKVEQSLADEYGSNLLNLGSCGLHIVNGAFQKGLSSTGWRIDGFLRAIYQLLHDCPARREEYLKVTETQDGLLPLSFCPTRWVENTPVLERALQILPNLATYVSAVGGKRTPNPDTKSFDEVCQSLKNPLLEAQINFALSVSKSVTPFLTKYQTDKPMVPFLAADLHKMLKNLMCRFIKPEVMQEAKSVKKLLDVDIKLPTNYIDCSSVDLGYVTNRILKELRAKQNVGASTIMDFRRSCRDGLVAMVDKLQQKSPLKYILVKNMGFLDPVNMANEETDQLKGMLRRTLAYLVD, from the exons ATGGATCCGTGTAGGGTTCAAAAGCATTATGCTATGTTTTTCACAGCTATAAACATTCAACAATTTATGCCAGTGCAACAACCTACCACCACAGCCTCAACAATTGGGACACAGAGACAATCGCAAATTGTCAGCGTCACAAAGGAGGCAACCATGAAGGCAGAAATATTGTGGTCACTTAAAGTGACACAATCTCATTATTCATTCCATTCCAGTGAACAAACAC gTCAGCTTTTCTCAGCAATGTTTCCTGATAGTGAAATTGCTAAGAACTTTTCATGTGGCCAGACAAAGTGCGCCTACATATGCACttatggtttagctccccatttcaaaagtttgctcACCAACAAACTCAAATCTGGAGATGAGAACTATGTGTTGCTCTTCGACGAGTCTCTCAACCGAATGACACAATCAAAACAGTGTGACTTTCATGTCCGATTTTGGAATGGTGATCAGGTTCAGACACAATTTTTTGATATTGAGTTCATGGGGCATGCCAGAGCAGATGATCTCAAATTGGCCTTTGAGAAAGGCACTGAGGCATTGCCAAAGAAAAACATGTTGCAAATATCCATGGATGGACCAAATGTAAATTGGTCCTTTTACAAGAAGGTGGAACAGTCACTTGCTGATGAATATGGATCGAACCTCTTGAATTTGGGCAGTTGTGGTCTGCATATCGTGAATGGGGCGTTTCAGAAAGGACTTTCATCAACAGGTTGGAGGATTGATGGTTTTCTACGTGCCATATATCAGCTCCTACATGACTGCCCTGCCCGTCGAGAGGAATATCTTAAAGTCACTGAGACACAAGACGGTCTTCTTCCACTATCATTCTGCCCAACAAGATGGGTAGAAAACACTCCTGTCTTGGAGAGAGCATTGCAGATCTTGCCAAACTTGGCCACATATGTGAGTGCTGTTGGAGGGAAAAGAACACCAAATCCTGACACCAAGTCATTTGATGAAGTCTGTCAATCACTGAAGAATCCTCTGCTGGAAGCACAAATAAATTTTGCTTTATCTGTGAGTAAGAGTGTCACCCCATTTCTAACAAAGTACCAGACTGATAAACCAATGGTGCCATTTCTGGCTGCAGATCTTCACAAGATGTTGAAGAATCTAATGTGTAGATTCATCAAACCAGAGGTCATGCAGGAAGCCAAGTCTGTAAAAAAGCTCCTGGATGTTGACATTAAATTGCCAACAAACTACATTGATTGCTCAAGTGTCGACCTTGGTTATGTCACCAATAGGATCCTAAAGGAGTTGAGGGCAAAGCAAAATGTTGGTGCAAGCACCATTATGGATTTCAGGCGGTCCTGCAGAGATGGTCTAGTTGCTATGGTTGACAAACTCCAACAGAAGTCTCCCCTGAAATACATATTGGTGAAAAATATGGGCTTTTTAGATCCTGTGAACATGGCAAATGAAGAAACAGACCAGTTGAAGGGCATGCTACGAAGAACCCTTGCCTATCTGGTAGATTAA
- the LOC125245122 gene encoding CD209 antigen-like protein E isoform X2, with protein sequence MNSAGKPKVFRPDEMTTVMFVSTDPTELPHELDYINHPEEEWRKQKRSDSEKKSSHKTTAVCLGLLCVLQLVVVTVLCMKFTKENNLFQSEKEGNYWQSLSKNLTEEREQLKKDVEKLQARLNDHDQRFNNPKWITHKLSSYYISSEWKNWTDSRQDCLRRGADLVIINDREEQGFIAKLTSRNIVWIGLTDSDEEGVWKWVDGSKMTSGFWGLITHFHMRTVVYFTLVVLIIHVITSLYGFVRRN encoded by the exons ATGAATTCTGCTGGGAAACCGAAGGTGTTTAGACCAGATGAGATGACCACGGTTATGTTTGTTAGTACGGATCCTACAGAACTACCACACGAGTTAGATTACATAAACCATCCTGAAGAGGAATggagaaaacaaaaaa GAAGTGATTCTGAgaagaaatcaagccacaagacCACAGCGGTGTGTTTGGGGCTGTTGTGTGTTCTTCAGCTTGTGGTCGTCACAGTGCTGTGTATGAAGTTCACAAAAGAAAACAACCTGTTCCAATCCGAGAAAGAGGGAAACTACTGGCAAAGTCTGAGTAAAAACTTGACCGAAGAGAGAGAGCAGTTAAAGAAGGACGTGGAGAAACTTCAGGCCAGGCTTAATGATCACG ATCAGCGCTTTAACAACCCTAAGTGGATAACACACAAACTCAGTTCCTACTATATTTCTTCTGAGTGGAAGAACTGGACTGACAGCAGACAAGACTGTTTGCGGAGAGGAGCGGATCTGGTCATCATAAACGACAGAGAGGAACAG GGGTTCATTGCTAAGCTTACTAGTCGAAACATTGTCTGGATCGGTCTGACTGACAGTGATGAAGAGGGAGTCTGGAAGTGGGTTGATGGCAGCAAAATGACCTCTGG GTTTTGGGGGCTCATAACGCACTTTCACATGAGGACTGTGGTGTATTTTACTTTGGTTGTGCTGATTATCCATGTAATTACAAGTTTGTATGGATTTGTGAGAAGAAATTAG
- the LOC125245122 gene encoding CD209 antigen-like protein E isoform X3 has product MKVFRPDEMTTVMFVSTDPTELPHELDYINHPEEEWRKQKRSDSEKKSSHKTTAVCLGLLCVLQLVVVTVLCMKFTKENNLFQSEKEGNYWQSLSKNLTEEREQLKKDVEKLQARLNDHDQRFNNPKWITHKLSSYYISSEWKNWTDSRQDCLRRGADLVIINDREEQGFIAKLTSRNIVWIGLTDSDEEGVWKWVDGSKMTSGFWGLITHFHMRTVVYFTLVVLIIHVITSLYGFVRRN; this is encoded by the exons ATGAAg GTGTTTAGACCAGATGAGATGACCACGGTTATGTTTGTTAGTACGGATCCTACAGAACTACCACACGAGTTAGATTACATAAACCATCCTGAAGAGGAATggagaaaacaaaaaa GAAGTGATTCTGAgaagaaatcaagccacaagacCACAGCGGTGTGTTTGGGGCTGTTGTGTGTTCTTCAGCTTGTGGTCGTCACAGTGCTGTGTATGAAGTTCACAAAAGAAAACAACCTGTTCCAATCCGAGAAAGAGGGAAACTACTGGCAAAGTCTGAGTAAAAACTTGACCGAAGAGAGAGAGCAGTTAAAGAAGGACGTGGAGAAACTTCAGGCCAGGCTTAATGATCACG ATCAGCGCTTTAACAACCCTAAGTGGATAACACACAAACTCAGTTCCTACTATATTTCTTCTGAGTGGAAGAACTGGACTGACAGCAGACAAGACTGTTTGCGGAGAGGAGCGGATCTGGTCATCATAAACGACAGAGAGGAACAG GGGTTCATTGCTAAGCTTACTAGTCGAAACATTGTCTGGATCGGTCTGACTGACAGTGATGAAGAGGGAGTCTGGAAGTGGGTTGATGGCAGCAAAATGACCTCTGG GTTTTGGGGGCTCATAACGCACTTTCACATGAGGACTGTGGTGTATTTTACTTTGGTTGTGCTGATTATCCATGTAATTACAAGTTTGTATGGATTTGTGAGAAGAAATTAG